In Silene latifolia isolate original U9 population chromosome X, ASM4854445v1, whole genome shotgun sequence, the following proteins share a genomic window:
- the LOC141619776 gene encoding putative L-type lectin-domain containing receptor kinase S.7, with amino-acid sequence MNSSSSSSSIIIIIIIFLVSILTTTSASNIKFHYTSMNPRNFTLLGDSYLKNGVAGLTREVTVPTTSSGSIIYNTPILFFDSDSNITSSFSTNFSFIISNLNPNASRGDGFSFFLSSNNHILGSPGGYLGLVNSSDLTQNRFLALEFDTKLDAHFQDPNDNHVGFDVNSLISIRTVTLGGLKGIDLRNGSLTYVWIDYKNEDKILKVFMNYSTPKPNKPVLDLQLDLSEYLKEFMYVGFSGSTEGSTELHLIHSFGFETHGFMPLRPHFRTHNVSDTSVIGVTPPVLKSRSKNHWKRIGFGLGVAGLGLFCILVIVFGYTSVNNKRKEMKKQKSFKAEMVTGPRQFSYRELKIATKDFHHSRILGHGAFGTVYKAVFTASGNVAAVKRSKHTHDGKTEFLAELSIIACLRHKNLVQLQGWCAEKGELLLVYDFMPNGSLDNVLYSETQIDENPLPWAQRYNITVGLASVLTYLHQECEQVVIHRDIKSSNVMLDANYNPKLGDFGLARLMEHDKSPVSTLTAGTMGYLAPEYLQYGKATEKTDVFSYGVVVLEVACGRRPIERETEEEKRVNLVDWAWGLHSQGKVLDCGDDKLKGEFNENEMKKLVLVGLSCVNPDSTKRPNMRRVLQILKNEASPVVVPLLKPTMIFSNSLPLSIEDIVSDDEDTPGSDDLFQITVDPSHNLKQMC; translated from the coding sequence ATgaattcatcatcatcatcatcatcaataataataataataataatctttctTGTTTCAATCTTAACTACTACTTCAGCCAGTAACATAAAATTCCATTACACATCAATGAACCCAAGAAACTTCACATTGTTGGGAGATTCATATCTCAAGAATGGTGTTGCTGGTCTAACAAGAGAAGTCACTGTTCCTACAACCAGTTCTGGTTCAATCATATACAATACTCCTATTCTCTTCTTTGATTCTGACTCTAATATTACTTCTTCTTTCTCAACTAATTTCTCCTTTATCATCTCCAATTTGAATCCTAATGCTTCTCGTGGAGACGGCTTCTCCTTCTTTCTCTCTTCTAACAATCACATCCTTGGCAGCCCTGGTGGGTACTTAGGCCTTGTCAATTCCTCTGACTTGACTCAGAATCGCTTTCTTGCACTCGAGTTTGATACCAAGCTCGACGCCCACTTCCAGGATCCCAATGATAACCATGTTGGCTTCGATGTAAACAGCTTGATCTCCATTCGGACTGTCACTTTAGGCGGCTTGAAAGGAATTGACTTGAGAAATGGGTCTTTGACATATGTTTGGATTGATTACAAGAATGAGGATAAGATTTTAAAGGTGTTTATGAATTACTCTACTCCCAAGCCTAATAAACCTGTTTTAGACCTCCAACTTGATCTTTCTGAATATCTCAAAGAGTTTATGTATGTGGGGTTTTCAGGTTCTACCGAGGGGAGTACTGAGCTTCATCTCATTCACAGTTTCGGTTTCGAAACACATGGGTTTATGCCTCTGAGACCTCATTTCAGGACTCATAATGTGTCTGATACTTCTGTAATTGGGGTGACTCCACCCGTCTTGAAATCGAGGTCCAAGAATCATTGGAAGAGGATTGGTTTCGGTCTTGGGGTTGCTGGCTTGGGATTATTTTGCATTCTTGTCATTGTCTTTGGTTACACTTCTGTCAATAATAAGAGGAAGGAGATGAAGAAACAGAAGAGTTTCAAGGCAGAAATGGTGACTGGCCCTAGGCAGTTTTCCTACAGAGAGCTTAAAATAGCAACCAAGGATTTTCATCATAGTAGAATTCTTGGACATGGTGCCTTTGGGACTGTTTACAAGGCAGTTTTCACCGCTTCCGGAAATGTTGCTGCTGTCAAAAGATCAAAACATACGCATGATGGTAAAACTGAATTTCTAGCCGAGCTATCGATTATTGCTTGTTTAAGGCACAAAAATTTGGTTCAGCTCCAAGGTTGGTGTGCTGAAAAGGGTGAATTGTTGCTAGTTTATGACTTTATGCCAAATGGTAGCCTTGATAATGTGCTATATTCGGAGACCCAAATAGACGAAAACCCACTACCATGGGCTCAAAGATACAACATTACAGTAGGGTTGGCCTCAGTCCTGACATATTTACACCAGGAGTGTGAACAAGTGGTGATACATAGAGATATCAAAAGCAGCAATGTGATGCTTGATGCTAATTACAACCCAAAACTGGGGGATTTCGGGCTGGCTAGGCTAATGGAGCATGACAAAAGTCCGGTTTCAACTCTGACAGCGGGGACAATGGGGTACCTGGCACCAGAGTATTTACAATATGGGAAGGCGACTGAGAAGACAGATGTGTTCAGCTACGGAGTGGTGGTCCTTGAGGTGGCTTGCGGAAGGCGGCCGATTGAAAGGGAAACAGAAGAGGAAAAGAGGGTGAACTTGGTGGACTGGGCATGGGGGTTGCATTCTCAAGGGAAGGTGTTAGATTGTGGTGATGATAAGCTAAAGGGGGAGTTTAATGAGAATGAAATGAAGAAGCTTGTGTTAGTTGGGCTAAGTTGTGTGAATCCTGACAGTACAAAGAGGCCTAACATGAGAAGGGTACTTCAGATACTGAAGAATGAGGCGAGCCCTGTTGTTGTGCCATTATTGAAGCCAACTATGATCTTCTCAAATAGCCTTCCTCTTAGCATAGAGGACATTGTTTCTGATGATGAAGATACTCCAGGTTCTGATGATCTGTTTCAGATTACAGTTGACCCAAGTCATAACTTGAAACAAATGTGTTAA
- the LOC141619782 gene encoding protein NOI4-like → MTDKGRPLPKFGEWDVNDPSSAEGFTVIFNKARDEKKTGGKPDSPANTQPTSKPGMDLNKSQPKKWLCCVQAPDVHS, encoded by the exons ATGACG GATAAGGGAAGGCCATTGCCCAAGTTTGGTGAGTGGGACGTCAATGACCCATCATCAGCAGAGGGATTCACTGTTATTTTTAATAAAGCCAGGGATGAAAAGAAGACTGGTGGAAAACCCGACTCCCCTGCAAATACCCAGCCTACTTCTAAGCCTGGAATGGACCTCAATAAGTCTCAGCCT AAAAAGTGGCTGTGCTGCGTACAAGCCCCGGATGTACACTCTTGA
- the LOC141619778 gene encoding uncharacterized protein LOC141619778 isoform X2 — MRIEYGGAFADLLNDKGKGSGKNEMAYAERTLGFRTRDLDDRDLRLVTEIVGGTIRWRKYLDYLIHSLCHHHNTFTNMEPLLLQILRIGFYEIVKLDMPAYAVVDENVNLAKYALRPGAGNMVNGILRKLVFLKDTNSLPLPELGGDDRTQARALATTYSHPVWMVRRWTKYLGQEAAIKLMIWNNANPCFSLRANIAKGFTRNDLIKKLDILKVSYEPSMHLDNFICIRSGMQIVLQTGFLREGLCSVQDESAGLAVSVLDPQPGDCIIDCCAAPGGKTLFMASCLNGQGMISAVDINKGRLRILKETAELQNLDNLITCVHADLRTFSNSSESKFDKVLLDAPCSGLGVLSKRSDLRWNRRLEDLEELKTLQDDLLDAACKLVETNGVLVYSTCSIDHEENEERIAAFLLRHPEFQIDPVHKYVPSDFITKEGFFRSCPVKHSMDGAFAARLVRQ; from the exons ATGCGAATAGAATACGGGGGTGCCTTTGCTGATTTGCtgaatgacaagggaaagggttccGGTAAAAATGAGATGGCTTATGCTGAAAGGACTCTTGGATTTCGCACCAGGGACTTAGATGACCGAGATCTCAGATTG GTCACAGAAATTGTTGGTGGTACAATTCGTTGGAGAAAATACCTGGATTACCTCATTCACTCTTTATGCCATCATCACAACACCTTTACCAATATGGAACCTCTTCTCCTGCAG ATCCTTAGGATTGGATTCTATGAAATTGTTAAACTGGATATGCCCGCATATGCTGTTGTTGATGAG AATGTTAATCTTGCCAAGTATGCATTAAGACCAGGTGCAGGGAATATGGTCAACGGCATACTCCGAAAGCTAGTTTTCCTAAAG GACACTAACTCACTTCCTTTGCCCGAGTTGGGAGGTGATGACCGCACACAAGCACGTGCTCTAGCTACAACTTATTCCCATCCAGTT TGGATGGTCAGAAGGTGGACGAAGTATCTTGGGCAAGAAGCAGCCATCAAACTAATGATTTGGAATAATGCTAATCCTTGTTTTAGTTTGAG GGCAAATATTGCGAAAGGATTTACTCGAAATGACCTCATTAAGAAGCTTGATATTTTGAAA GTTTCATACGAACCATCCATGCATTTGGATAATTTTATCTGCATTAGAAGTGGTATGCAG ATTGTGTTACAAACTGGATTTCTACGGGAAGGTCTATGCTCAGTTCAGGACGAGAGTGCAG GTCTCGCTGTTTCTGTTCTTGATCCACAGCCTGGCGATTGCATCATTGATTGTTGTGCAGCTCCGGGTGGGAAGACACTCTTCATGGCATCTTGTTTAAATGGCCAAG GTATGATATCCGCCGTTGACATAAATAAAGGCCGGCTCCGAATCCTGAAAGAGACTGCTGAGCTGCAGAATCTTGATAACCTGATCACTTGTGTCCATGCTGATCTTCGTACTTTTTCA AACAGCAGCGAGTCCAAGTTTGACAAAGTTTTACTGGATGCTCCATGTTCCGGACTGGGTGTACTCTCTAAA AGGTCGGATTTGCGCTGGAATAGAAGATTGGAGGATTTGGAAGAGCTCAAGACATTGCAGGATGATCTTTTGGATGCTGCTTGCAA GCTAGTTGAAACAAATGGTGTGCTAGTGTACAGTACCTGTTCGATTGATCATGAAGAGAACGAAGAGAGGATCGCTGCATTTCTTCTAAGACATCCG GAATTCCAAATAGATCCTGTTCACAAATATGTGCCATCAGACTTTATAACAAAAGAAGGGTTCTTCCGCTCGTGTCCAGTGAAGCACTCTATGGATGGAGCTTTTGCTGCTCGTCTTGTTCGACAGTGA
- the LOC141622762 gene encoding COBRA-like protein 6 isoform X2 codes for MLALLRGLGLKAICLFIFFIILSCLIVDAYDPLDISGNVTIQWDVMQEDSSMYNADITIYNYQQYRHIEWPPGWRLSWEWQANEVIWQMQGAEAKEQGSCNKSLGTPPPHCCLKNPVIIDLQPQTPLTKQAANCCRGGVLTSMAQDMSKSVSHFQMSVGFISNFTMPSNFKFGTPGYTCGEAEEVVPPTKIPEDGGRRWRQALRTYRVICSYSQFRAAPAPTCCVSLSAFYSETITLCPECTCGCQGQPGLSCVKKGQTLPALPKSKDPDYAPPPLVNCTAHMCPIHVHWHIKQSYKEYWRVKITIMNLNLHKNYTSWNLAIEHPNLSHLVESFSFNYKPITMDRPIRENGNVQNEMLLRKVRGMFTFDAGWAFPKRVYFNGENCVMPLPADYPRLPNE; via the exons ATGTTGGCGTTATTGAGAGGTTTAGGGCTCAAGGCTATATGTCTTTTCATCTTCTTCATTATTCTCTCATGTCTCATAGTTG ATGCGTATGACCCACTTGATATCAGTGGAAACGTAACAATCCAGTGGGATGTGATGCAAGAAGACTCGAGTATGTATAAC GCAGACATAACAATATACAATTATCAGCAGTATAGACACATAGAGTGGCCACCGGGGTGGCGTTTAAGCTGGGAATGGCAGGCAAATGAAGTAATATGGCAGATGCAAGGAGCAGAGGCTAAGGAGCAAGGGTCGTGTAATAAGTCATTAGGCACACCCCCTCCTCATTGCTGCCTTAAGAATCCCGTCATCATCGACCTTCAGCCACAAACTCCTCTCACTAAACAGGCTGCAAATTGCTGCAGAGGTGGTGTACTTACTTCCATGGCACAAGACATGTCTAAAAGTGTCTCTCATTTTCAAATGAGTGTTGGTTTCATCTCTAATTTTACTATGCCTAGTAATTTCAAGTTTGGTACTCCTGGGTATACTTGTGGAGAAGCTGAGGAAGTTGTCCCTCCGACTAAGATCCCTGAGGATGGGGGACGTCGTTGGAGGCAAGCGCTtc GTACATACAGGGTGATTTGTAGCTATTCCCAGTTTCGAGCAGCGCCTGCCCCAACGTGTTGTGTCTCCTTATCTGCATTTTACAGCGAGACGATAACGTTATGCCCCGAGTGTACATGTGGCTGTCAAGGTCAACCTGGCTTATCATGTGTCAA AAAAGGACAAACGCTTCCAGcattgccaaaatcaaaagacCCAGATTATGCACCTCCGCCTTTAGTGAATTGCACTGCTCACATGTGTCCAATTCATGTTCACTGGCACATTAAGCAGAGCTACAAGGAGTATTGGAGAGTAAAGATTACAATAATGAACCTGAATTTGCACAAGAATTACACATCTTGGAATCTGGCTATAGAGCATCCTAATCTTAGCCATTTGGTAGAGTCTTTTAGCTTCAATTACAAGCCGATTACTATGGATCGTCCTATTA GAGAAAATGGCAATGTGCAGAACGAGATGCTACTGAGGAAAGTACGAGGGATGTTTACTTTTGATGCAGGATGGGCATTCCCAAAGCGAGTTTATTTCAATGGTGAAAATTGTGTCATGCCTCTCCCTGCCGATTATCCCAGATTGCCTAATGAGTAA
- the LOC141619778 gene encoding uncharacterized protein LOC141619778 isoform X1 gives MEACCSSSSCSSFVMFQKPRLFYSKTLITNAHYPNSPPQKTQKLNSLVSPHRAVAAVRLMRIEYGGAFADLLNDKGKGSGKNEMAYAERTLGFRTRDLDDRDLRLVTEIVGGTIRWRKYLDYLIHSLCHHHNTFTNMEPLLLQILRIGFYEIVKLDMPAYAVVDENVNLAKYALRPGAGNMVNGILRKLVFLKDTNSLPLPELGGDDRTQARALATTYSHPVWMVRRWTKYLGQEAAIKLMIWNNANPCFSLRANIAKGFTRNDLIKKLDILKVSYEPSMHLDNFICIRSGMQIVLQTGFLREGLCSVQDESAGLAVSVLDPQPGDCIIDCCAAPGGKTLFMASCLNGQGMISAVDINKGRLRILKETAELQNLDNLITCVHADLRTFSNSSESKFDKVLLDAPCSGLGVLSKRSDLRWNRRLEDLEELKTLQDDLLDAACKLVETNGVLVYSTCSIDHEENEERIAAFLLRHPEFQIDPVHKYVPSDFITKEGFFRSCPVKHSMDGAFAARLVRQ, from the exons ATGGAAGCTTGTTGTTCATCATCATCTTGTTCTTCCTTTGTCATGTTCCAAAAACCCAGATTGTTTTACTCAAAAACATTAATTACCAACGCACACTATCCCAATTCTCCACCTCAGAAAACCCAGAAGCTCAATTCACTGGTTTCACCACATAGAGCtg TTGCTGCTGTAAGGTTGATGCGAATAGAATACGGGGGTGCCTTTGCTGATTTGCtgaatgacaagggaaagggttccGGTAAAAATGAGATGGCTTATGCTGAAAGGACTCTTGGATTTCGCACCAGGGACTTAGATGACCGAGATCTCAGATTG GTCACAGAAATTGTTGGTGGTACAATTCGTTGGAGAAAATACCTGGATTACCTCATTCACTCTTTATGCCATCATCACAACACCTTTACCAATATGGAACCTCTTCTCCTGCAG ATCCTTAGGATTGGATTCTATGAAATTGTTAAACTGGATATGCCCGCATATGCTGTTGTTGATGAG AATGTTAATCTTGCCAAGTATGCATTAAGACCAGGTGCAGGGAATATGGTCAACGGCATACTCCGAAAGCTAGTTTTCCTAAAG GACACTAACTCACTTCCTTTGCCCGAGTTGGGAGGTGATGACCGCACACAAGCACGTGCTCTAGCTACAACTTATTCCCATCCAGTT TGGATGGTCAGAAGGTGGACGAAGTATCTTGGGCAAGAAGCAGCCATCAAACTAATGATTTGGAATAATGCTAATCCTTGTTTTAGTTTGAG GGCAAATATTGCGAAAGGATTTACTCGAAATGACCTCATTAAGAAGCTTGATATTTTGAAA GTTTCATACGAACCATCCATGCATTTGGATAATTTTATCTGCATTAGAAGTGGTATGCAG ATTGTGTTACAAACTGGATTTCTACGGGAAGGTCTATGCTCAGTTCAGGACGAGAGTGCAG GTCTCGCTGTTTCTGTTCTTGATCCACAGCCTGGCGATTGCATCATTGATTGTTGTGCAGCTCCGGGTGGGAAGACACTCTTCATGGCATCTTGTTTAAATGGCCAAG GTATGATATCCGCCGTTGACATAAATAAAGGCCGGCTCCGAATCCTGAAAGAGACTGCTGAGCTGCAGAATCTTGATAACCTGATCACTTGTGTCCATGCTGATCTTCGTACTTTTTCA AACAGCAGCGAGTCCAAGTTTGACAAAGTTTTACTGGATGCTCCATGTTCCGGACTGGGTGTACTCTCTAAA AGGTCGGATTTGCGCTGGAATAGAAGATTGGAGGATTTGGAAGAGCTCAAGACATTGCAGGATGATCTTTTGGATGCTGCTTGCAA GCTAGTTGAAACAAATGGTGTGCTAGTGTACAGTACCTGTTCGATTGATCATGAAGAGAACGAAGAGAGGATCGCTGCATTTCTTCTAAGACATCCG GAATTCCAAATAGATCCTGTTCACAAATATGTGCCATCAGACTTTATAACAAAAGAAGGGTTCTTCCGCTCGTGTCCAGTGAAGCACTCTATGGATGGAGCTTTTGCTGCTCGTCTTGTTCGACAGTGA
- the LOC141619777 gene encoding protein ABC transporter 1, mitochondrial-like — protein sequence MRRMMKDIRKVVNGVSLIVKELGNQPSSSASSDFLHSIVKNSASFLGLTRGHVHHFQPPNSYNNNNNDNVPSSDSPIVYFNVQDPPSSEDPPSTSPSPSIEDSPIVSPPPPPPPEMAAAVPLKRRKPRERRVPSNRFSRAFGFASLGAGLAWGAAQESTKRLMFGTNNSTSSSSAFLSDNNAERLALALCRMRGAALKIGQMLSIQDESLVPAPLLAALEIVRQGADVMPRTQINKVLDAELGPNWSANLTSFNYQPIAAASIGQVHEAVIRDGMHVAVKIQYPGVADSIESDIDNLKMLDDTLGLVPKGLYLDRVVEVAKEELSRECDYELEARNQTLFRKLFSDKSGFYVPLVVEELSSKRVLTTELVPGIPVDKVASLDQETRNYVGKKLLELTLMELFVFRFMQTDPNWSNYLFDEPTRMINLIDFGAARDFPKTFVDDYLRMVVACANCDRDAVIEMSHRLGFISGMESDIMLDAHVQAGFVVGLPFSKPGGYDFRSTNITQSLSNLGATMLKHRLTPPPAEAYSLHRKLSGAFLACIKLGAVVPCRELLFEVFERYNFGEENNQMSKSTV from the exons ATGAGAAGAATGATGAAGGACATTAGGAAGGTGGTGAATGGCGTATCCTTAATCGTTAAAGAATTAGGAAACCAACCTTCTTCTTCTGCTTCTTCTGACTTTCTCCATTCTATCGTTAAGAATAGCGCCTCCTTTTTGGGACTTACCAGAGGTCATGTCCACCATTTTCAACCACCCAATTcttacaataataacaataatgacaaTGTTCCGTCGTCCGATTCCCCAATTGTTTACTTCAATGTCCAAGATCCTCCGTCATCCGAAGATCCTCCATCTACATCTCCGTCTCCGTCCATAGAAGATTCCCCAATTGTttcccctcctcctcctcctcctcctgaaATGGCTGCTGCGGTTCCATTGAAGAGACGCAAGCCTAGGGAGAGAAGGGTTCCTTCCAATCGCTTCTCCAGAGCTTTTGG GTTTGCTAGTTTAGGAGCAGGTCTTGCTTGGGGTGCTGCCCAGGAATCTACCAAGAGGCTTATGTTTGGCACTAACAACtctacctcctcctcctccgcctttCTCTCCGACAATAATGCTGAACGTTTAGCACTTGCTCTTTGTCGGATGCGTGGGGCCGCTTTGAAAATCGGACAGATGTTAAGTATACAGGACGAATCTCTCGTACCTGCTCCG CTTCTGGCAGCTTTAGAGATTGTTCGTCAAGGTGCTGATGTCATGCCAAGGACCCAAATTAATAAAGTTCTTGATGCTGAGTTAGGTCCTAACTGGTCTGCTAACCTCACCTCTTTTAATTATCAACCAATCGCAGCTGCTAGTATAGGCCAG GTGCATGAAGCTGTCATACGAGATGGTATGCATGTAGCAGTCAAGATCCAGTACCCAGGAGTAGCAGATAGTATTGAGAGTGATATTGATAATTTGAAGATGTTGGACGATACACTCGGCCTCGTTCCTAAGGGTCTTTATCTTGATCGAGTTGTCGAG GTTGCTAAAGAGGAGTTATCGCGTGAGTGTGACTATGAGCTTGAAGCAAGGAACCAAACACTGTTTAGGAAGCTATTCTCAGACAAAAGTGGCTTTTACGTGCCTTTGGTTGTGGAAGAGTTATCCAGTAAAAGAGTTCTGACAACAGAGCTGGTTCCTG GAATCCCCGTTGATAAAGTTGCTTCGCTGGATCAAGAGACTCGTAATTATGTTGGGAAGAAGTTGCTGGAGCTTACTTTGATGGAACTGTTTGTCTTCCGCTTCATGCAG ACTGATCCTAATTGGAGTAATTACTTGTTTGATGAACCAACAAGAATGATTAATCTCATTGACTTTGGAGCTGCACGGGATTTTCCCAAAACCTTCGTTGATGACTACCTGAGAATG GTCGTTGCCTGCGCCAATTGTGACAGAGATGCGGTCATCGAGATGTCCCATAGACTTGGCTTCATATCGGGAATGGAGTCGGACATAATGTTGGATGCCCACGTTCAAGCTGGCTTTGTAGTGGGGTTGCCTTTCTCAAAACCTGGTGGGTATGACTTTCGATCCACAAATATTACACAGAGCCTCTCTAATTTAGGGGCCACAATGCTTAAACATCGTTTGACTCCTCCACCTGCTGAGGCTTACAGTCTTCACCGTAAACTTTCGGGTGCATTTTTGGCTTGTATAAAGCTTGGTGCTGTTGTGCCTTGTCGAGAATTGTTGTTTGAAGTATTTGAGCGTTACAATTTTGGAGAGGAGAATAATCAAATGTCAAAGAGCACAGTGTAG
- the LOC141622762 gene encoding COBRA-like protein 6 isoform X1, whose amino-acid sequence MLALLRGLGLKAICLFIFFIILSCLIVDAYDPLDISGNVTIQWDVMQEDSSMYNADITIYNYQQYRHIEWPPGWRLSWEWQANEVIWQMQGAEAKEQGSCNKSLGTPPPHCCLKNPVIIDLQPQTPLTKQAANCCRGGVLTSMAQDMSKSVSHFQMSVGFISNFTMPSNFKFGTPGYTCGEAEEVVPPTKIPEDGGRRWRQALRTYRVICSYSQFRAAPAPTCCVSLSAFYSETITLCPECTCGCQGQPGLSCVKKGQTLPALPKSKDPDYAPPPLVNCTAHMCPIHVHWHIKQSYKEYWRVKITIMNLNLHKNYTSWNLAIEHPNLSHLVESFSFNYKPITMDRPINDTGMFWGIQSFNDVLMQSGENGNVQNEMLLRKVRGMFTFDAGWAFPKRVYFNGENCVMPLPADYPRLPNE is encoded by the exons ATGTTGGCGTTATTGAGAGGTTTAGGGCTCAAGGCTATATGTCTTTTCATCTTCTTCATTATTCTCTCATGTCTCATAGTTG ATGCGTATGACCCACTTGATATCAGTGGAAACGTAACAATCCAGTGGGATGTGATGCAAGAAGACTCGAGTATGTATAAC GCAGACATAACAATATACAATTATCAGCAGTATAGACACATAGAGTGGCCACCGGGGTGGCGTTTAAGCTGGGAATGGCAGGCAAATGAAGTAATATGGCAGATGCAAGGAGCAGAGGCTAAGGAGCAAGGGTCGTGTAATAAGTCATTAGGCACACCCCCTCCTCATTGCTGCCTTAAGAATCCCGTCATCATCGACCTTCAGCCACAAACTCCTCTCACTAAACAGGCTGCAAATTGCTGCAGAGGTGGTGTACTTACTTCCATGGCACAAGACATGTCTAAAAGTGTCTCTCATTTTCAAATGAGTGTTGGTTTCATCTCTAATTTTACTATGCCTAGTAATTTCAAGTTTGGTACTCCTGGGTATACTTGTGGAGAAGCTGAGGAAGTTGTCCCTCCGACTAAGATCCCTGAGGATGGGGGACGTCGTTGGAGGCAAGCGCTtc GTACATACAGGGTGATTTGTAGCTATTCCCAGTTTCGAGCAGCGCCTGCCCCAACGTGTTGTGTCTCCTTATCTGCATTTTACAGCGAGACGATAACGTTATGCCCCGAGTGTACATGTGGCTGTCAAGGTCAACCTGGCTTATCATGTGTCAA AAAAGGACAAACGCTTCCAGcattgccaaaatcaaaagacCCAGATTATGCACCTCCGCCTTTAGTGAATTGCACTGCTCACATGTGTCCAATTCATGTTCACTGGCACATTAAGCAGAGCTACAAGGAGTATTGGAGAGTAAAGATTACAATAATGAACCTGAATTTGCACAAGAATTACACATCTTGGAATCTGGCTATAGAGCATCCTAATCTTAGCCATTTGGTAGAGTCTTTTAGCTTCAATTACAAGCCGATTACTATGGATCGTCCTATTA ATGACACGGGAATGTTTTGGGGGATACAATCCTTTAATGATGTGTTGATGCAATCAGGAGAAAATGGCAATGTGCAGAACGAGATGCTACTGAGGAAAGTACGAGGGATGTTTACTTTTGATGCAGGATGGGCATTCCCAAAGCGAGTTTATTTCAATGGTGAAAATTGTGTCATGCCTCTCCCTGCCGATTATCCCAGATTGCCTAATGAGTAA